Genomic DNA from Candidatus Koribacter versatilis Ellin345:
CGATAAGAGAATTCAAAGATTCGAGGAACCGGCGAACGAAGTTGGGTTCAAGCGGATCCGGAACCAACCCCGCTTGCGGGTGGAAGATCTTCGTCAATTCCTCCTCCACCTTCGATTCCACTGTCACCACCTTTAATCCACCATCAATTCCCAGCAGTGGACGCACCAGGGCCCGTCCGAGCGCCTGTCGCGCTGATTCCACAAGCAGCACCGTATTTTTCGTTGCCGGCGCCAGATCAATGAGCGTCTCCAAAATGGTTGCGAGGTCCCGAATTGAAACCTGCTCCCGCAGCAATTGCTGCAACACCTTCTGCACTTCACCCAGGCTAAGCAACTTCGGCACGAGTTCTTCGGTTAGCTTGGGATGGCTTTCGGTCAACCGATCAAGAAGCCGCTTTGTCTCCGAGCGGGAAAGCAACTCATAGGCGTGTTGCTTGATAGTTTCGCCAAGATGGGTCGCAAGGACCGATGTCTGATCGACAACCGCATATCCGGATGCCAGCGCCTTCTCCTGCAACGATGCCGCTATCCATTTCGCATGGACGCCAAACGCTGGTTCTTTTGTTGCTACACCGGGAATGTCCGGTACATCGCGGTCGGAGCTGATTGCCAGCAATCGATCTTCGTTCATCTCCCAGCGCGCAATCTCCACGCCGCGCAGCAGGATCACATACTCACGATGACGCAACTTGAGGTTATCGGTTATATGCACCGACGGCACGACGAACCCAAGATGCTGCGCCAGGTTCTTGCGCACTGCCCGCACTCTTGAAAGAAGCTGTCCACCTTGACGGTTATCGACCAGGGGCACAAGCCCGAGTCCCACTTCCAGGCTGAGATCATCAAGCTTCAGGACTGCATCAAGCGGTTCAGTGCCGGCCGCAACCGCCGATCCCGGCTTGTTCGTCGCGGCACTCTCCGCAGCCGCCGAAACGGTCTCATTCTTTTGTGCGCGCCACGCCAGAAATCCGACTCCGCCCGCGAGCAGGAAAAACGATCCCTTGGGAAGTCCAGGAACCAAGGCCAACGCCAACATCACGCCGCTGGCGATCCACAACGGCCGACTGCGCGCGAAGAGTTGCCGACGGAGGTCTCCGCCAAGGCTGTCGTCGGAAGAAGCTCGTGTTACTACCATGCCTCCCGCAACAGAAACTAAGAGCGACGGAATCATGGTGACCAGGCCATCTCCCACCGTGAGGATGGTGTATGTCTTCACCGCTTCACGCAGTGGAATATCCAGCTGGAATATGCCGATGAGCAGGCCGGCGACGATGTTGATCGCCGTGATAAGGACCGTCGCAAGCGAGTCCCGCTGGTTGAAACGGGCGGCGCCGTCCATGGCGCCGTAGAACTCGGCTTCGCGCGCCACCTGTTCGCGCCGTTTCTTGGCCTGCGTTTCATCAATGATGCCGGCGTTCAAGTCGGCGTCGATAGCCATCTGCTTGCCAGGCAACGCATCGAGAGTGAAGCGTGCCGTAACTTCCGCCGTACGAACTGCGCCGTGACTCACCACCATGTATTGAATGGCAATCAACGCGAGAAACAA
This window encodes:
- the flhA gene encoding flagellar biosynthesis protein FlhA; its protein translation is MKEKSSIRKFLGGNAVDWIIPIAAVSVVFVMLVPMPSLLLDLLLAISITISVLVLLSAVHILRPVQFSVFPSLLLLLTLFRLSLNLASSRRILLHGNEGSAAAGNVIEAFGQFVVGGNYVVGFVLFLALIAIQYMVVSHGAVRTAEVTARFTLDALPGKQMAIDADLNAGIIDETQAKKRREQVAREAEFYGAMDGAARFNQRDSLATVLITAINIVAGLLIGIFQLDIPLREAVKTYTILTVGDGLVTMIPSLLVSVAGGMVVTRASSDDSLGGDLRRQLFARSRPLWIASGVMLALALVPGLPKGSFFLLAGGVGFLAWRAQKNETVSAAAESAATNKPGSAVAAGTEPLDAVLKLDDLSLEVGLGLVPLVDNRQGGQLLSRVRAVRKNLAQHLGFVVPSVHITDNLKLRHREYVILLRGVEIARWEMNEDRLLAISSDRDVPDIPGVATKEPAFGVHAKWIAASLQEKALASGYAVVDQTSVLATHLGETIKQHAYELLSRSETKRLLDRLTESHPKLTEELVPKLLSLGEVQKVLQQLLREQVSIRDLATILETLIDLAPATKNTVLLVESARQALGRALVRPLLGIDGGLKVVTVESKVEEELTKIFHPQAGLVPDPLEPNFVRRFLESLNSLIGGHAKLATPVLLCTSPARFHLRRLLEPFLPKIVVLSPGEIPPVVPVQSIGVVR